The proteins below are encoded in one region of Juglans microcarpa x Juglans regia isolate MS1-56 chromosome 4D, Jm3101_v1.0, whole genome shotgun sequence:
- the LOC121259529 gene encoding uncharacterized protein LOC121259529 isoform X2, translating into MEVVSSIASTIVNYTVSPVGKWVSYSFFYKNNIESMEKCIEKLHNAGDRVQHSIDAAIRNGEEIEGDVIKWLTDVEVIIDEARKVLEGKEQAKSRPSNGACLNLKLRHQLSQKAKNIVKVIGELLANGRFDRVSHRLASQKIEISIYMDFITFESRISTVKELLESLGDPNINLIGLWGMPGIGKTTLVREVAKQAKKEKLFDEVAMAVVTHSPDMRRIQGEIADVLDLKFDMETVPGRAIRLQERLRREKKILIILDDLWEKLDLEVIGIPCEGCKIVMISRNQNVLISEMDTQKDIGLKVLPEEEAWSLFEKMVGDSIKDDSFRAIATEVAKECAGLPIALVTVSKALKKKTLYEWKDALRQLRSPSPNFLTRMQSTIYSSIELSYSRLESQEMKSFFLLCAHMGYLIGYLDLLKYCYGLSLFQGISTLEEARNRIYRLVRNLKDSCLLLDCPYSSEHFVMHDVVRDVAMLIASKDDSIFMVRDDGELNKWPDMDALKRCKLLSIFGGEIHDLPNEMECPQLRLFNVNDGKYSGQILETFFERVGELKVLCFTKMQLPSLLSSLHLLRSLQTLCLEHCELGDISVIGELKNLVILSLSGSNVSKVPREVGLLTDIRLLDLSSCSKLELIPPNVLSSLLKLEELYVGNSFIQWDPEGLDNNANLAELKNLSHLTTLEIHIRDASNLPKDIWLTKLERYMILVGNVRWDWFEKHETWFDNCESRFDMCETSRTLKLKLQTNLKSDDGIRMLLKRTENLYLDELKGVGSVVHELDMEGFQQLKHLHIQNNSEIKYIVNSRIPIIVFPALDTFLLKNMSGLEEICRGHLPSTSFGNLRVVKLESCDELKFVFSSSIARGLSLLNELHIRECRIMGAIVLKEEGEIEDKNMIVFPQLRCLALHHLPKLASFFTIKNPFIFDAGEIIPENKLDFYLPILDEQVVFPNLERLELSSADLEDIFHSQHQASSSFRVTYMRTISRFQNLLSLHVQGSSHIKYLLSYSIARFMVQLKDLHVLECKVLEEILLTEDLGGEERSRMVFFPKLKLLCLKNLPILKRFCIGRKIKFPSLEKLQIEYCPNLRTFIFNTPSSGMIANNAMEMQPLFNEEVVFPSLERLEISHMDYLKIIWQNQFAADSFCKLRFLKVEFCEQLVTVFQSNMLTRFGSLETLIIANCGALQEVFDLQSLNFNETHVVIDTQLKELLLSRLPRMKHVWNKDPEPLFRFRNLKQIHAKGCESLKSFFPTSVARFLMQLEKLQIVDCGVEEIVAWDGREAIARFMFPRVTLLNLKVLPRLKWFYPRVHTSEWPMLKDMRVHRCPEVEIFASELSMFQETSQESRRDMISIKQPLFLVDEVAFPSLEALAISYMDNLKIIWHNKLVADSFYNLQKLHVEFCKNILHVFHSNMLKIFQSLKILRITDCGLLQEVFDLQGQDSKEMQAVTVSCLKEMYLVRLPKLRSVWKKHGGNLCSFQDLKVIHAKGCESLESFIPESIVRSLLQLEDLRIIECGVKEIIAGEGARAAVPRFVFPKVTRLNLQGLVELKWFYHGLHTSEWPLLKYMRVDRCQKVHIFASDYTSFQEALQERQHESCIQQPLFLVEEVAFPSLETLVISYMDKLMIIWHNRLVADSFCNLQTLRIRFCEDLLHVFQSNMLRRFQSLEAVHINDCGSLQEVFELQGKNDKERHVETVTQLKELYLIRLPKLKHIWNEDPQGILSFENLQTVFAIGCGNLKSLFPASVAITLVQLKKLRIDSCGVEAIVERGSEAVLRLVFPKVTYLKLRALPNLKWFSSGLHTSEWPLLTELDVSECYQVEIFSSKFWSFQETVQQSQHKTPNSRQPLFVVEEDTFPNLEILRLEHNHTIWYGQFLENFFGNLKVLEVLCGPKELAPSPPEAQSGETCALQLQVLGLNQEAESSHASETRARGHLALEISDTSFDRLRVYEEDQPLEDDEATIEHKLNELRTNMYYDLDVDVIFYLLQDSIIEEEKKVPLPHSSEDSTAASGRIPSNHVPGSGDAADDQLEAID; encoded by the exons ATGGAGGTAGTTAGTTCTATTGCATCAACAATTGTTAACTACACAGTTTCTCCAGTTGGAAAATGGGTTAGTTATTCGTTTTTCTATAAAAACAACATTGAAAGCATGGAGAAGTGCATAGAGAAGTTGCATAATGCTGGAGATAGGGTGCAACATTCTATTGATGCTGCTATAAGAAACGGTGAAGAAATTGAAGGCGATGTTATCAAGTGGCTAACAGATGTGGAAGTGATTATTGACGAGGCAAGGAAAGTTCTTGAAGGAAAAGAACAAGCAAAGTCAAGGCCTTCGAATGGGGCATGCCTGAACTTGAAGCTAAGGCATCAACTAAGCCAGAAAGCAAAAAACATAGTGAAAGTTATTGGCGAACTCTTGGCGAATGGCAGATTTGATAGAGTTTCCCATCGCCTTGCTTCACAGAAGATAGAGATTTCAATATATATGGATTTCATTACCTTTGAGTCAAGAATTTCAACTGTGAAGGAACTTCTGGAGTCACTGGGAGATCCTAACATCAACCTGATTGGGTTGTGGGGGATGCCTGGGATTGGAAAGACTACACTAGTAAGAGAAGTAGCCAAGCAAGCCAAGAAAGAAAAGTTATTCGATGAGGTGGCTATGGCAGTTGTGACGCATAGCCCAGACATGAGACGAATTCAAGGAGAAATTGCTGATGTGCTAGATTTGAAGTTTGATATGGAGACTGTACCTGGAAGAGCAATTCGTTTGCAGGAGAGgttaagaagagaaaaaaaaatcttgattatCCTAGATGATCTATGGGAGAAACTTGATTTGGAGGTGATTGGAATTCCTTGCGAGGGATGCAAGATAGTAATGATATCTAGGAATCAAAATGTATTAATTAGTGAAATGGACACTCAAAAGGATATTGGACTTAAAGTTTTGCCTGAAGAAGAAGCATGGAGTTTATTTGAGAAGATGGTGGGTGATTCTATTAAGGACGATAGTTTCCGAGCCATAGCAACCGAGGTTGCTAAAGAGTGTGCAGGACTGCCTATTGCACTTGTAACAGTTTCTAAGGCATTAAAGAAAAAGACTTTATATGAATGGAAGGATGCCCTGCGGCAACTTAGAAGTCCCAGTCCAAATTTCCTAACAAGAATGCAATCAACTATATATTCTTCTATAGAGCTGAGTTATAGTCGTCTTGAAAGTCAGGAGATGAAATCCTTCTTTTTGCTTTGTGCTCATATGGGTTACTTAATTGGATATCTGGACTTGTTGAAATATTGTTATGGCCTCAGTTTATTTCAGGGCATCAGTACATTGGAAGAAGCGAGAAATAGAATATATAGACTAGTTCGTAATCTGAAAGACTCTTGTTTGTTGCTAGATTGTCCCTACAGCTCTGAACATTTTGTCATGCACGACGTTGTTCGTGATGTTGCTATGTTAATTGCATCAAAGGACGATAGCATATTTATGGTGAGAGATGATGGTGAGTTAAACAAATGGCCAGACATGGACGCTTTAAAAAGATGCAAATTGCTATCCATTTTTGGTGGAGAAATCCATGACCTTCCTAATGAAATGGAATGTCCACAATTGAGATTATTCAATGTAAACGATGGAAAATATTCTGGGCAAATCCTAGAGACTTTCTTTGAACGGGTGGGAGAGCTCAAAGTTTTATGTTTCACTAAAATGCAACTTCCATCACTTCTTTCATCTCTTCATCTCCTTAGAAGCCTGCAAACATTGTGTCTGGAGCATTGTGAGTTGGGAGACATATCTGTAATTGGAGAGCTCAAGAATTTAGTAATTCTTAGTCTTTCTGGATCCAATGTTTCAAAAGTTCCAAGAGAAGTTGGATTGTTGACTGATATACGGTTGTTGGATTTGAGCAGTTGTTCCAAACTTGAACTAATTCCACCTAATGTCCTATCAAGCTTGTTGAAATTAGAAGAGCTGTATGTGGGAAATAGTTTCATTCAATGGGATCCTGAAGGACTTGACAATAATGCTAACCTTGCTGAACTCAAGAACTTGTCACATCTGACCACTCTAGAGATACATATTCGAGATGCCAGCAATCTGCCAAAAGATATTTGGCTTACAAAGTTAGAAAGATACATGATACTTGTTGGCAATGTACGCTGGGATTGGTTTGAAAAGCATGAAACTTGGTTTGATAATTGTGAAAGCAGGTTTGATATGTGTGAAACCTCCCGAACATTAAAACTCAAGCTCCAAACAAACTTAAAATCAGATGATGGGATTAGAATGCTGTTGAAGAGGACAGAGAATCTCTATTTAGATGAGTTAAAGGGCGTTGGGAGTGTTGTGCATGAATTAGATATGGAAGGTTTTCAACAACTGAAGCATCTCCATATCCAAAATAATTCTGAgattaaatatattgttaacTCCCGGATTCCAATTATTGTTTTTCCTGCCTTGGacacatttcttttgaaaaatatgtctGGTTTAGAAGAAATATGTCGTGGCCATCTTCCCTCAACATCCTTCGGTAATTTGAGAGTCGTAAAATTGGAAAGTTGTGATGAACTAAAATTTGTCTTCTCTTCATCCATAGCCAGGGGCCTTTCACTGCTCAATGAATTGCATATCAGAGAATGCCGCATTATGGGAGCAATAGTTCTGAAAGAAGAAGGTGAAATAGAAGACAAAAATATGATAGTGTTCCCTCAACTGCGTTGCTTGGCACTGCACCATCTTCCAAAGCTTGCAAGCTTCTTCACCATAAAAAATCCATTCATATTCGATGCAGGAGAAATCATTCCAGAGAACAAGCTTGATTTTTACTTGCCAATTCTAGACGAACAG GTTGTGTTCCCCAATCTGGAAAGGTTGGAGCTATCCTCAGCAGACTTGGAAGACATTTTCCACAGCCAACATCAAGCAAGTTCCTCTTTTAGAGTGACATACATGCGCACAATCTCCAGGTTTCAAAATTTGTTGTCCTTGCATGTACAAGGCTCTAGTCATATAAAATACCTACTGTCATACTCTATAGCTAGATTTATGGTGCAACTCAAAGATCTTCACGTACTAGAATGTAAGGTTTTGGAAGAAATACTGCTCACAGAAGATTTAGGAGGAGAGGAAAGAAGTCGTATGGTTTTCTTCCCTAAACTAAAACTTCTCTGCCTAAAAAATCTTCCAATCCTCAAAAGATTCTGTATAGGAAGAAAGATAAAATTTCCATCCTTGGAGAAGCTCCAGATAGAATATTGCCCTAATTTAAGGACATTCATATTCAATACTCCCAGTTCAGGCATGATAGCCAACAATGCAATGGAGATGCAGCCTTTATTCAATGAAGAg GTTGTCTTCCCAAGTTTGGAAAGATTGGAAATCTCCCACATGGATTACTTGAAAATCATCTGGCAAAACCAGTTTGCAGCAGATTCATTTTGCAAGCTACGATTTTTAAAGGTTGAATTTTGTGAACAACTTGTGACTGTTTTTCAATCCAATATGCTGACAAGATTCGGGAGTCTAGAGACACTTATCATTGCTAATTGTGGTGCACTACAAGAAGTATTTGACTTGCAAAGTCTAAATTTTAATGAAACACATGTTGTAATAGACACTCAGTTGAAGGAATTGCTTTTGAGTCGTCTACCCAGAATGAAGCATGTATGGAATAAAGACCCTGAACCACTTTTTCGATTCCgaaacttaaaacaaatacatGCAAAAgggtgtgagagtttgaaaagtttCTTTCCAACCTCGGTGGCTAGATTTCTTATGCAATTAGAGAAGCTTCAGATAGTTGATTGTGGAGTGGAGGAAATTGTTGCGTGGGATGGGAGAGAGGCAATAGCTAGATTCATGTTTCCTCGAGTAACTCTCTTAAATCTGAAGGTGCTACCCAGACTCAAGTGGTTTTACCCAAGAGTGCATACATCGGAATGGCCAATGCTGAAAGATATGCGGGTACATAGATGCCCAGAAGTTGAGATATTTGCTTCTGAACTTTCAATGTTTCAAGAAACTTCTCAAGAGAGCCGACGTGATATGATATCAATTAAACAACCCCTTTTCTTGGTTGATGAG GTTGCATTCCCAAGCTTGGAAGCACTGGCAATTTCCTACATGGATAACCTAAAAATTATATGGCATAACAAGCTCGTTGCAGATTCCTTTTACAATCTTCAAAAGTTGCATgttgaattttgtaaaaatattttgcatgtattTCACTCTAATATGCTCAAAATATTCCAAAGCCTAAAAATTCTAAGGATAACTGATTGTGGTTTGCTACAAGAAGTATTTGACTTGCAAGGCCAAGATTCTAAAGAAATGCAAGCTGTAACAGTTTCTTGTTTGAAAGAAATGTATTTGGTTCGCCTACCAAAATTGAGAAGTGTATGGAAGAAGCATGGCGGAAACCTCTGCAGCTTTCAAGATCTAAAAGTGATACATGCCAAGGGATGTGAGAGTTTGGAAAGTTTCATTCCGGAATCAATTGTTAGGAGTCTCTTACAATTGGAGGATCTTCGGATTATCGAATGTGGGGTGAAGGAAATTATTGCTGGAGAAGGAGCAAGAGCAGCAGTACCAAGGTTTGTTTTCCCTAAAGTAACTCGCTTAAATCTTCAAGGTTTAGTAGAACTCAAGTGGTTCTACCATGGGTTACATACTTCAGAATGGCcattgttaaaatatatgaggGTGGATAGATGTCAAAAAGTACACATCTTTGCTTCTGATTATACGAGCTTCCAAGAAGCACTTCAAGAAAGACAACATGAGAGCTGTATTCAGCAACCACTTTTCTTGGTTGAAGAG GTTGCTTTCCCAAGTTTGGAAACATTGGTAATTTCCTACATGGATAAGTTGATGATCATATGGCACAACCGACTAGTTGCAGATTCCTTTTGCAATCTTCAAACATTGCGTATTCGATTTTGTGAAGATCTTTTGCATGTCTTTCAATCTAATATGCTAAGGAGATTCCAGAGTCTAGAAGCAGTGCATATAAATGATTGTGGTTCACTACAGGAAGTATTTGAACTCCAGGGGAAAAATGATAAAGAGAGGCATGTTGAAACAGTCACCCAATTGAAAGAATTGTATTTGATTCGTCTGCCAAAACTGAAGCACATATGGAATGAAGATCCCCAAGGAATCTTAAGCTTTGAAAATCTGCAGACGGTATTTGCGATAGGATGTGGGAACCTGAAAAGTCTATTTCCAGCCTCTGTGGCTATAACTCTCGTGCAACTGAAGAAACTCAGGATAGATAGTTGTGGAGTTGAGGCAATTGTTGAGAGGGGTAGTGAAGCAGTATTGAGACTTGTGTTTCCTAAAGTAACTTACTTGAAACTCAGAGCATTGCCAAACCTCAAGTGGTTTTCCTCGGGACTGCATACTTCAGAATGGCCATTGTTGACAGAATTGGATGTGTCCGAGTGCTATCAAGTTGagatattttcatcaaaattttggAGCTTTCAAGAAACAGTTCAACAGAGCCAACATAAGACCCCCAATAGCCGACAACCCCTTTTCGTAGTTGAAGAG GATACATTCCCCAACTTGGAGATTTTGAGATTGGAGCACAATCACACCATATGGTATGGCCAGTTTTTGGAGAACttttttggaaatttaaaaGTTCTTGAGGTGCTTTGTGGTCCTAAAGAATTAGCTCCTTCTCCACCAGAGGCACAATCTGGAGAGACGTGTGCATTGCAATTGCAAGTATTAGGGCTTAATCAAGAGGCAGAATCAAGTCACGCTTCTGAGACTCGAGCTAGGGGGCACTTAGCATTGGAAATCTCCGATACCTCATTTGATCGTCTTCGTGTTTATGAGGAGGACCAACCTTTGGAAGATGATGAGGCCACCATAGAACACAAGTTAAATGAGTTAAGGACGAATATGTATTATGACCTCGATGTggatgtgatcttttatttgttGCAGGACTCCATcatagaagaagagaagaaggtACCTCTACCTCATTCGTCTGAAGACTCGACTGCGGCTAGCGGACGTATTCCTTCAA